A single Paenibacillus sp. FSL R5-0517 DNA region contains:
- the glnA gene encoding type I glutamate--ammonia ligase has translation MSYTKEDILRISKEENVRFIRLQFTDLLGAIKNVEIPVSQLTKALDNKMMFDGSSIEGYVRIEESDMYLYPDLDSWLIFPWVAENRVARLICDVYLPDGNPFPGDPRGILKRNLKEAQDMGFTSFNVGPEPEFFLFKTDEKGNPTNELNDQGGYFDLAPTDLGENCRRDIVITLEEMGFEIEASHHEVAPGQHEIDFKYADALKAADQIQTFKLVVKTIARQHGLHATFMPKPLFGMNGSGMHCNQSLFKGNENAFVDESDELGLSKTARHFMAGTLKHARAFAAITNPTVNSYKRLVPGYEAPCYVAWSASNRSPMIRIPASRGLSTRVEVRNPDPAANPYLALAVLLKAGLDGIKRELSLPAPIDRNIYIMSEEERVEEGIPSLPADLKEALNELIRSEVICDALGDHALAHFYELKEIEWDMYRTQVHQWERDQYITLY, from the coding sequence GTGAGCTATACAAAAGAAGACATTCTCCGCATTTCGAAAGAAGAAAACGTACGATTCATTCGATTGCAATTTACCGATTTGCTTGGAGCTATCAAAAACGTTGAGATTCCTGTGAGCCAGTTGACTAAGGCTCTGGATAACAAAATGATGTTCGATGGATCTTCCATTGAAGGTTATGTACGTATTGAAGAGTCCGACATGTACCTCTATCCAGATCTAGATTCTTGGCTTATTTTCCCATGGGTAGCAGAAAACCGTGTTGCACGCCTGATCTGTGACGTATACCTTCCAGATGGTAACCCGTTCCCAGGAGACCCACGTGGTATCTTGAAACGAAACCTGAAGGAAGCCCAAGATATGGGATTCACTTCTTTCAACGTCGGTCCTGAACCTGAGTTCTTCTTGTTCAAAACAGACGAAAAAGGAAACCCGACCAACGAGCTGAATGACCAAGGTGGATATTTCGACTTAGCACCTACGGATCTTGGTGAAAACTGTCGCCGTGACATCGTTATCACCCTTGAAGAAATGGGCTTTGAGATCGAAGCTTCCCACCATGAGGTAGCTCCAGGTCAGCATGAGATCGACTTCAAATATGCTGATGCGCTGAAAGCGGCTGACCAGATCCAAACGTTCAAACTCGTTGTTAAAACGATTGCACGTCAGCATGGTTTACATGCTACATTCATGCCTAAACCGCTGTTTGGTATGAACGGATCCGGTATGCACTGCAACCAATCTTTGTTCAAAGGCAATGAGAACGCATTCGTTGACGAGTCGGACGAGCTTGGTTTGAGCAAAACTGCACGTCACTTCATGGCTGGAACTCTGAAGCATGCACGTGCGTTTGCAGCAATTACTAACCCAACTGTGAACTCATACAAACGTCTTGTACCAGGCTATGAAGCTCCTTGTTATGTAGCATGGTCTGCGAGTAACCGTAGCCCAATGATTCGTATTCCAGCTTCCCGTGGTTTGAGCACACGTGTTGAGGTTCGTAACCCGGATCCGGCTGCTAACCCTTACCTGGCTTTGGCTGTTTTGTTGAAAGCAGGTCTGGACGGAATCAAACGTGAGCTTTCCTTACCAGCTCCAATTGACCGTAACATCTACATCATGTCAGAAGAAGAGCGTGTGGAAGAAGGCATTCCAAGCTTGCCAGCTGACCTGAAAGAAGCACTGAATGAATTGATCCGCAGCGAAGTTATCTGTGATGCTCTCGGCGACCACGCCTTGGCTCACTTCTATGAGCTGAAAGAAATTGAGTGGGATATGTATAGAACACAAGTCCACCAATGGGAACGCGATCAATATATTACTTTGTACTAA
- a CDS encoding MerR family transcriptional regulator, producing the protein MGDEIRRNMALFPIGIVMKLTDLSARQIRYYEQHSLIVPARTSGNQRLFSFNDVERLLEIKALIEKGVNIAGIKQVMNPVSKESEEATVITPDTEVKRRELSDTQLHRLLKQQLVSGKRPGQVSLIQGELSRFFNKK; encoded by the coding sequence ATGGGTGATGAAATTCGCAGAAATATGGCCTTATTCCCAATTGGTATTGTAATGAAACTTACGGATCTGTCTGCACGTCAGATTCGTTATTATGAGCAGCACAGCTTGATCGTTCCTGCGAGAACGTCAGGTAATCAGCGGTTATTCTCTTTTAATGACGTAGAGAGATTGCTAGAGATCAAGGCTTTGATTGAAAAAGGAGTTAACATCGCAGGGATCAAACAAGTGATGAATCCTGTTTCGAAAGAATCCGAGGAAGCTACAGTTATCACGCCAGATACAGAAGTTAAACGCAGAGAACTGTCCGATACGCAGTTGCATCGCTTGCTGAAGCAGCAGCTTGTGTCAGGTAAGAGACCTGGACAAGTATCTCTCATTCAGGGAGAGCTTTCCCGATTCTTTAATAAAAAGTAA
- a CDS encoding methionine gamma-lyase family protein: protein MVSFDSEISELQQQVERQIEGQLQQIDRITDHNQWKVINAFQQRKVSDFHFAGSTGYAYNDRGREVLDEVYADVFGAEAALVRPHFASGTHTISTALFGVLRPGDELLYITGKPYDTLHKVIGKPGDGTGSLRDFGIGYRETALTAEGGVDWAAVEKSITPATKVIGIQRSRGYDWRSSFCVAEIAEMVTRVKGLKEDVIVFVDNCYGEFTEEREPTEVGVDLMAGSLIKNPGGGIAETGGYICGKEQYVQLAAYRLTAPGIGGEVGAMLGTTRGIYQGLYMAPTIVGQAIKGSTFAAAMFAESGFVTKPAWNEARTDLIQAVQFSSAEHLIAFVQGIQRAAAVDSHVVPEPWDMPGYEHPVIMAAGTFIQGGSLELSADAPIREPYIGYMQGGLTYSHVKYGVLMALQTMKDRKLL, encoded by the coding sequence ATGGTAAGCTTTGATTCAGAAATATCTGAACTTCAGCAACAAGTGGAGCGTCAGATTGAAGGACAACTTCAACAGATTGATCGGATCACAGATCACAATCAATGGAAAGTGATTAATGCTTTCCAACAGCGAAAAGTAAGTGATTTTCATTTTGCAGGTTCAACAGGTTATGCGTATAACGACCGTGGGCGTGAAGTACTTGATGAAGTATATGCTGATGTGTTCGGCGCGGAAGCCGCGTTGGTACGTCCTCATTTTGCTTCAGGTACACATACGATTAGTACAGCTCTCTTTGGCGTATTGCGCCCAGGTGACGAATTATTGTACATCACGGGTAAGCCTTATGACACATTGCATAAAGTGATTGGCAAACCCGGTGATGGTACAGGTTCGTTACGCGATTTTGGTATCGGCTACCGTGAGACGGCTTTAACTGCTGAAGGTGGCGTGGACTGGGCAGCAGTTGAGAAAAGCATTACGCCGGCTACAAAAGTCATTGGGATTCAACGTTCACGTGGTTATGATTGGCGCTCATCCTTCTGTGTTGCTGAGATTGCCGAGATGGTTACACGTGTTAAAGGGCTTAAGGAGGATGTCATCGTATTCGTGGATAATTGTTACGGTGAATTCACGGAGGAACGTGAACCGACAGAAGTCGGAGTTGATCTGATGGCCGGATCACTTATTAAGAATCCTGGTGGAGGTATCGCAGAAACCGGAGGATACATATGTGGGAAGGAACAATACGTACAGTTGGCAGCTTATCGCCTGACAGCCCCGGGAATTGGGGGAGAGGTTGGAGCAATGCTGGGAACAACACGTGGCATCTACCAAGGACTTTACATGGCACCGACAATCGTAGGACAAGCTATTAAAGGTAGTACGTTTGCTGCTGCGATGTTTGCTGAATCGGGATTTGTAACCAAGCCCGCTTGGAATGAAGCTCGTACGGATCTGATTCAGGCTGTTCAGTTCAGTTCTGCTGAGCATTTAATTGCCTTTGTGCAGGGAATTCAGCGTGCAGCAGCTGTAGATAGTCATGTGGTTCCTGAACCGTGGGATATGCCTGGTTATGAACATCCTGTCATTATGGCGGCAGGTACGTTCATTCAGGGCGGAAGTCTGGAATTATCAGCCGACGCGCCTATTCGGGAGCCGTATATTGGGTATATGCAGGGCGGATTAACGTACTCTCATGTCAAATATGGCGTTTTGATGGCATTACAGACCATGAAAGATCGTAAATTATTGTGA
- the hflX gene encoding GTPase HflX yields the protein MTNGTHDTDMVKKDRAVLVSLVTDDVKRTGINPEYSLEELVKLAETAGVEVLSVLSQNREKRDTKWFIGKGKVEELRAIAEELGATTAIFDQELSGAQVRNLEETLDLKIIDRTQLILDIFAQRANTREGIIQVELAQHSYLLPRLSGHGKNLSRLGGGIGTRGPGESKLETDRRHIRGRIDDLKRHLEELTRHRKLHRERRKKTGIVQVALVGYTNAGKSTLLKQLTAADVYIQDQLFATLDPTSRTMELPSGKEIVLTDTVGFIQNLPHDLIAAFRATLEEVNEADLILHVVDASSAMREDQMRTVNTILQELGAGDKPQLVLYNKKDACTPEQLEMLPLDKDHIKVSALDSEDLLKIRELIQNELTGDTKRFRIPAERGDLTSVLYKIGDVVDTSFEENDVIYEVELQKGEYEKFGYMLENFIES from the coding sequence ATGACAAATGGCACGCATGATACAGATATGGTCAAAAAAGATCGCGCCGTCTTGGTGAGTCTTGTTACGGATGATGTAAAACGCACGGGTATCAATCCTGAGTACTCTTTAGAGGAATTGGTGAAGCTTGCCGAGACAGCTGGAGTGGAAGTGCTGAGTGTACTTTCTCAGAACAGAGAAAAACGGGATACCAAATGGTTCATTGGTAAAGGTAAGGTAGAAGAGCTTCGTGCAATTGCAGAGGAACTCGGAGCAACTACAGCTATTTTTGATCAGGAATTGTCAGGAGCACAGGTTCGCAATCTGGAAGAGACCCTGGATCTCAAAATTATTGATCGTACCCAATTGATTTTGGACATTTTTGCACAGCGTGCCAACACGAGAGAAGGTATCATTCAAGTGGAGTTGGCTCAACACAGCTACTTGTTGCCACGTTTGTCGGGTCATGGCAAGAATCTGTCCAGACTCGGTGGAGGCATCGGAACAAGAGGGCCGGGGGAAAGCAAGCTGGAGACAGACCGTCGTCACATCCGTGGCCGCATTGACGATCTGAAGCGTCATCTGGAAGAATTGACACGTCATCGCAAGTTGCACCGTGAACGCCGGAAGAAGACAGGTATTGTTCAAGTGGCCCTTGTTGGTTATACCAACGCTGGTAAATCAACCTTGCTCAAGCAGTTGACTGCGGCAGATGTGTATATTCAAGATCAGCTATTTGCTACTCTGGACCCAACTTCACGCACGATGGAACTTCCAAGTGGTAAAGAAATCGTACTTACCGACACCGTTGGATTTATTCAAAATCTCCCGCATGATCTGATTGCGGCTTTCCGGGCAACACTGGAAGAAGTGAATGAAGCAGATCTCATCCTGCATGTTGTGGATGCCTCATCAGCTATGCGTGAAGATCAGATGAGAACGGTTAACACGATTCTGCAAGAACTTGGTGCAGGGGATAAGCCGCAGTTAGTCCTGTATAACAAAAAAGATGCGTGCACACCAGAGCAGCTTGAGATGCTTCCACTGGATAAAGATCATATTAAAGTAAGCGCATTAGATTCAGAGGATCTGCTTAAAATCCGTGAATTGATTCAGAACGAACTGACAGGTGACACGAAACGCTTCCGTATTCCGGCAGAACGTGGGGATCTTACGTCGGTACTCTACAAAATTGGTGATGTAGTGGATACCAGCTTTGAAGAGAATGATGTTATTTATGAAGTGGAATTACAAAAAGGTGAATATGAGAAATTTGGTTATATGCTCGAAAATTTTATTGAATCGTAA
- a CDS encoding AAA family ATPase: MNGRVMAAGEQPGGRPSRQINIVLRNQEPQMLVKDEAAAVQAAKSITKHAHFQEIQGELEQLVGLENIKDLVFEIYAFLQIAQMRTEAGLLSGAHVYHMIFKGNPGTGKTTVARIVAKLFQKMGVLSKGHLIEVERADLVGEYIGHTAQKTRDLVKKALGGILFIDEAYSLARGGEKDFGKEAIDTLVKSMEDNKNQFILILAGYSEEIDFFLQTNPGLPSRFPIQVEFPDYSIDQLIQISEIMAKERDYILMPQTILKLKQHLLQEKNDSLHAFSNARYVRNAIERSIRHQAVRLLEQYSEGSPGKLELMTIRTEDLNFERK; encoded by the coding sequence ATGAACGGACGGGTCATGGCTGCAGGAGAGCAACCAGGAGGCAGACCATCCAGACAAATTAATATTGTGTTGCGTAACCAGGAACCTCAGATGTTGGTCAAAGATGAGGCAGCGGCAGTACAGGCGGCCAAGAGCATAACCAAACATGCGCACTTCCAGGAGATACAGGGTGAATTGGAGCAGTTGGTTGGACTTGAAAATATCAAAGACCTGGTATTTGAGATCTATGCTTTCTTACAGATTGCTCAGATGCGTACCGAAGCAGGCTTACTTAGTGGTGCGCACGTGTATCATATGATCTTCAAAGGTAATCCGGGGACTGGTAAAACAACCGTGGCGAGGATTGTTGCCAAACTTTTTCAGAAGATGGGTGTGTTGAGTAAAGGTCATCTTATTGAAGTTGAGCGTGCGGATCTGGTTGGAGAATATATCGGTCACACGGCGCAGAAAACAAGAGATCTGGTCAAGAAGGCACTCGGTGGGATATTGTTCATTGATGAAGCCTACAGTTTGGCCCGCGGTGGAGAGAAGGATTTTGGCAAGGAAGCCATTGATACGCTTGTTAAGTCCATGGAAGATAACAAAAATCAGTTTATACTGATTCTTGCAGGGTACTCGGAAGAAATTGATTTTTTTCTTCAGACAAATCCCGGATTGCCTTCGCGCTTTCCCATTCAAGTGGAGTTTCCAGACTATAGCATTGATCAGTTGATTCAAATCTCTGAGATTATGGCCAAAGAGCGTGATTATATTCTAATGCCTCAGACCATACTCAAACTTAAGCAGCATTTGCTTCAGGAAAAAAATGATTCGCTGCATGCGTTCAGTAACGCCAGATACGTTCGTAATGCCATTGAGCGTTCGATCAGGCATCAGGCGGTTCGTTTGTTGGAACAATACTCGGAAGGCAGTCCAGGGAAACTGGAGCTGATGACAATCCGTACAGAGGATTTGAACTTTGAGCGAAAGTAA
- a CDS encoding DUF402 domain-containing protein — MKRKFGDRANWRRITNRQFTCRFVQSKIFTGYITLYTIQDLKEPLWKTYGGSTFCIADKGYSWLQYYPKGEHFVVTAMFDDQERIVEWYIDTCRSQGITDQGVPWFDDLYLDVVVLKDGEVFLLDEDELEDALSRKHITTGDYDLANKTAKELLHAIDAHVFPYFQLSLKHRQSLFENGEFRKNIQI, encoded by the coding sequence ATGAAACGGAAATTCGGGGACCGCGCGAACTGGCGCCGGATTACGAACCGACAATTCACATGCCGGTTCGTTCAATCCAAAATTTTCACAGGTTATATTACGTTGTACACCATACAGGATTTGAAAGAACCTCTGTGGAAAACATATGGAGGCAGTACCTTCTGTATTGCAGATAAAGGGTATTCCTGGCTGCAATACTACCCGAAGGGAGAGCATTTCGTTGTTACAGCGATGTTTGATGATCAGGAGCGGATTGTGGAATGGTATATTGATACATGTCGCAGTCAGGGGATAACCGATCAGGGGGTACCTTGGTTTGATGACCTGTATCTGGATGTCGTTGTGCTGAAAGATGGAGAGGTCTTTTTGCTGGATGAAGATGAGCTTGAAGATGCATTGTCGCGGAAGCATATTACGACAGGTGATTATGACTTGGCTAACAAGACGGCAAAGGAATTGCTGCATGCCATTGATGCACATGTATTCCCATACTTTCAGTTATCACTGAAGCATAGGCAGAGTTTGTTTGAGAACGGAGAGTTTCGAAAAAACATTCAGATCTAA
- a CDS encoding PBP1A family penicillin-binding protein yields MPNDPLSRSNNRNNNNKSPKKAKPKTSKKKKITGKRVGWTLFFTMAIAIFCALGGYLFIMVSGENLLKANKDKTTINETSKVYDRNGQLMGELSIQKLEPVKEDDIPELVKQAFVATEDKRFYDHQGVDIWSIGRAAVKDVMARSMVEGGSTLTQQLAKNMFLSRDKTFFRKATEVSIAMALERKYTKDEILTMYLNRIFFGHQRYGIKAASEFYFGVTDLKKLKLWQIATLAAMPKGPSAYNPVSNPNDSKARRGVVLQLMYEQGYITKAEMDEAKEINYNYKRPEKDMKYQAFIDYVLREAERVTGKTEDDLNIGGYKIYTTMDAQAQTAMETAFTDDSLFEASKDDQQVQGSMVIMNHENGSLVALLGGRDYQTKGYSRVTQSRRQPGSAFKPIVSYAPALETGNYSANSALSNAKQCFGNYCPGNLHGYSSTISMTDAITKSENIPAVWLLDKIGVNTGINFAKSVGIQLTDEDKNLAIALGGLSKGTNTLEMAQAYSAFANLGEYRQAYSIKEIKDSAGKTTYKHDNSDTTRVMSEQNAYQLTQMLQNVVNDGTGRSARLDRPVAGKTGTVQSGISGNSANRDVWFVGYTPEWTAAVWMGYDNPDANHMLKNSSKLSAAFFAKVMGDALKGVPVKQFKTPAGGQAPPPVEEPEQPALSVSGLSGSYDPNAQTVSLSWTGTGDTSTPYRVYRKETSEGQFTHLIDSVGSTSAQDLSALPGLTYEYYVTAYDLASGQETDPSNTISLMIEAQEMPPEEPDPGIDPGTETNPEQPGTENPDNGSPDNGNSNGNNGNGNENGNNGNGNGNNGNNGNNGNNGGAGQGNGQPGGGNTTPPGQGTTEPGGTGEGSDDGAVTTPGEVVTPDSGTSGDTGGTDEPADSQAGNGG; encoded by the coding sequence ATGCCAAACGATCCGTTGTCGAGGTCTAATAATCGCAACAACAATAACAAGTCACCCAAAAAAGCGAAGCCAAAGACCTCTAAAAAGAAAAAAATTACGGGTAAACGCGTTGGATGGACACTGTTTTTCACAATGGCAATCGCCATATTCTGTGCACTAGGCGGATATTTATTTATTATGGTGAGTGGTGAAAATCTGCTCAAAGCCAACAAGGACAAAACTACAATTAATGAAACTTCAAAAGTATATGATCGCAATGGCCAATTAATGGGGGAGCTATCCATTCAGAAGCTGGAACCCGTCAAAGAAGATGATATTCCTGAGCTGGTGAAGCAAGCCTTTGTTGCAACAGAGGATAAGCGATTCTACGATCATCAGGGCGTGGACATCTGGTCCATTGGGCGTGCGGCGGTTAAGGATGTCATGGCTCGTTCCATGGTGGAAGGTGGTAGTACACTAACCCAGCAGCTTGCCAAGAACATGTTCTTGTCCCGTGACAAAACGTTCTTCCGTAAAGCAACGGAAGTATCCATTGCCATGGCATTGGAGCGCAAGTACACCAAAGACGAAATCCTGACGATGTATCTGAACCGGATTTTCTTCGGTCATCAGCGTTACGGGATTAAAGCGGCATCTGAATTTTATTTTGGAGTTACCGATCTCAAAAAGTTGAAGTTGTGGCAAATTGCTACATTGGCAGCGATGCCGAAAGGCCCTTCTGCCTATAACCCGGTAAGCAATCCAAACGACTCCAAAGCACGCCGTGGTGTGGTATTGCAGCTGATGTATGAACAAGGCTACATCACCAAGGCGGAGATGGATGAAGCAAAAGAGATTAACTATAACTACAAGCGACCAGAGAAAGACATGAAGTATCAAGCCTTTATAGATTATGTGCTTCGTGAAGCTGAACGTGTAACAGGTAAAACGGAAGATGATCTGAATATTGGCGGATACAAAATCTATACAACCATGGATGCTCAGGCTCAAACAGCCATGGAAACTGCCTTTACAGACGATAGTCTGTTCGAGGCAAGTAAAGACGATCAACAGGTTCAAGGTTCCATGGTCATCATGAACCACGAGAATGGCAGTCTCGTTGCCCTCCTGGGTGGACGTGATTATCAGACTAAAGGTTATAGCCGTGTAACGCAGAGTCGAAGACAGCCGGGTTCTGCTTTTAAACCAATTGTGTCTTATGCACCGGCGCTTGAAACAGGAAACTACAGTGCCAACTCGGCGCTGAGCAATGCGAAGCAATGTTTTGGTAACTACTGTCCGGGTAATTTGCATGGATATTCTTCGACGATCAGTATGACAGATGCCATTACGAAATCGGAAAATATTCCTGCGGTTTGGTTGCTTGATAAAATCGGCGTTAACACAGGTATTAATTTTGCCAAGAGTGTAGGTATACAGCTGACAGATGAAGACAAAAACTTGGCAATTGCCCTTGGTGGTCTGAGTAAAGGGACAAATACACTGGAAATGGCGCAAGCCTATAGTGCATTTGCCAACCTCGGAGAATACCGTCAAGCCTATTCGATCAAGGAAATAAAGGATAGCGCAGGCAAAACAACGTATAAACACGATAACTCGGACACCACGCGTGTCATGAGCGAGCAAAATGCGTATCAGCTTACACAGATGCTGCAGAATGTTGTTAATGATGGTACGGGACGTTCGGCACGTCTGGATCGTCCGGTAGCGGGTAAAACAGGAACGGTTCAAAGTGGTATCTCTGGCAACAGTGCCAACCGTGATGTATGGTTCGTTGGATACACACCGGAATGGACTGCCGCAGTCTGGATGGGCTATGACAATCCGGATGCCAATCATATGCTTAAGAACAGCAGTAAGCTGTCAGCAGCTTTCTTTGCCAAAGTCATGGGGGATGCCTTAAAAGGCGTTCCAGTGAAGCAATTCAAAACACCGGCTGGAGGGCAGGCACCTCCGCCAGTAGAAGAACCAGAACAACCAGCACTATCCGTTAGTGGTCTGAGTGGATCATACGATCCAAATGCTCAAACCGTCTCACTGAGTTGGACTGGAACAGGTGACACGAGCACGCCATATCGGGTGTATCGTAAAGAAACCTCCGAAGGCCAGTTCACGCATCTCATTGATTCAGTGGGATCGACCAGTGCACAAGATTTAAGTGCATTGCCTGGCCTGACCTATGAGTACTATGTGACAGCTTACGACTTGGCATCAGGACAGGAGACGGATCCTTCGAACACCATTTCCCTGATGATTGAAGCGCAGGAAATGCCACCAGAGGAACCTGATCCTGGTATAGACCCTGGTACAGAAACAAATCCTGAGCAGCCAGGTACGGAAAATCCGGACAATGGTTCGCCGGATAATGGCAACTCGAACGGCAATAACGGAAATGGGAATGAAAATGGCAACAACGGAAATGGGAATGGTAATAACGGCAATAATGGAAACAATGGTAATAACGGCGGAGCCGGCCAAGGTAACGGTCAACCTGGTGGAGGAAACACGACCCCACCTGGTCAGGGGACAACAGAGCCAGGCGGTACAGGTGAAGGCTCTGATGATGGGGCCGTAACAACACCGGGCGAGGTTGTAACTCCAGACAGCGGAACGAGTGGTGACACTGGAGGAACAGACGAACCTGCAGATTCTCAAGCTGGAAATGGCGGCTAA
- the hfq gene encoding RNA chaperone Hfq, with protein MNKSINIQDTFLNQLRKENIPATVYLTNGFQIRGTIKAFDNFTIVIDSDGRQQMVYKHAISTFTPQRSVSLMQQDNSGEA; from the coding sequence ATGAACAAGTCCATCAACATCCAAGATACGTTCTTGAACCAACTGCGGAAAGAAAATATTCCTGCTACGGTCTATCTGACCAATGGCTTCCAAATCCGCGGGACGATCAAGGCATTTGACAATTTTACGATCGTCATTGACAGCGACGGACGCCAGCAAATGGTCTACAAGCATGCCATCTCCACGTTCACGCCGCAACGCAGCGTATCGCTGATGCAGCAAGATAATAGCGGCGAAGCTTAA
- the miaA gene encoding tRNA (adenosine(37)-N6)-dimethylallyltransferase MiaA codes for MLNVEVKPKPKLLVLVGPTAVGKTRMSIELAQAFDCEIISGDSMQVYREMDIGTAKITSEEMKGVPHHLIDIHEPEYPYSVAEFQESCTRLISEIHERGKMPFIVGGTGLYVESVCYGFQFSDSGSDEAFREQQFSYAEQYGAQALHDRLRGVDPVSADRLHPNDQRRIVRALEIHHLTGEKWSDQLAVQKKESPYDLLIVGLTMDRQKLYARVEERIDLMIEQGLVDEVKSLLERGVARGHISMQGLGYKEIAAFLQGEVSWEAAVEWLKRDTRRFAKRQLSWFRHMKDIEWVDMTDTQDFEGKYKQISELITQKFD; via the coding sequence ATGTTGAACGTGGAAGTTAAACCAAAACCCAAACTGCTTGTGCTGGTTGGACCAACAGCAGTAGGCAAAACAAGAATGAGCATCGAGCTTGCCCAAGCTTTCGATTGTGAGATTATCTCAGGGGATTCGATGCAGGTATATCGTGAAATGGATATCGGAACTGCTAAAATTACCTCTGAAGAAATGAAGGGTGTACCTCATCATCTCATTGATATTCATGAACCGGAGTACCCTTACTCCGTGGCCGAGTTCCAAGAGAGCTGCACCCGATTGATTAGTGAAATCCATGAACGTGGTAAAATGCCTTTTATTGTAGGTGGCACCGGTCTGTATGTGGAATCGGTATGTTACGGCTTCCAATTTTCCGATAGTGGTTCGGATGAAGCGTTCAGGGAGCAACAATTCAGCTATGCGGAGCAATATGGCGCACAGGCCCTTCATGATCGTCTAAGGGGAGTTGATCCGGTCAGTGCAGATCGTCTGCATCCGAATGACCAAAGGCGAATTGTGCGTGCGCTTGAGATTCATCACCTCACAGGCGAGAAGTGGTCTGATCAGCTGGCAGTACAGAAGAAAGAGTCGCCTTATGACCTTCTTATTGTTGGTTTGACAATGGATCGGCAGAAGTTATACGCCCGGGTAGAAGAGCGGATTGATCTGATGATCGAACAAGGTCTGGTAGATGAGGTGAAATCCTTGTTGGAACGGGGCGTGGCGAGAGGTCATATTTCCATGCAAGGGCTGGGATATAAGGAAATTGCAGCGTTCTTGCAAGGGGAAGTGAGTTGGGAAGCTGCGGTTGAGTGGTTAAAGAGGGATACGCGCCGGTTTGCCAAAAGACAGTTGTCCTGGTTCCGCCATATGAAGGATATTGAATGGGTAGACATGACGGATACCCAGGATTTTGAAGGGAAATACAAGCAAATAAGTGAATTGATTACACAAAAATTTGATTGA
- a CDS encoding class I SAM-dependent methyltransferase: MYITTGDKEIASQVERARKLAETTGGTYVPRNRTSLPKLIEHYGINEILVVLNGRARLFRKDATELEFHPSMGFVRAKRVLRGEADPMLEAGAVLEGDTIVDCTAGLGSDALVFSVAAGLSGRVIACESSQPLYTLLLEGMSHYKSNQPLVDEAFRRIDLRHVDHLDLLRSMPDRSCDTVYFDPMFREPMMDSSAIQPLRDYANAHALDEESIMEARRVARKRVVMKEKRGSAEFDRLGFEILDRANAKTLYGVINVERGS; encoded by the coding sequence ATGTACATTACAACCGGTGACAAGGAGATTGCCTCTCAGGTGGAGCGTGCGCGTAAACTCGCCGAAACGACAGGAGGTACCTACGTACCGCGCAATAGAACGTCTTTACCCAAACTGATTGAACATTATGGTATCAATGAAATACTAGTGGTACTCAATGGCAGAGCCCGTCTGTTTCGCAAAGATGCAACGGAGCTTGAATTTCACCCCAGTATGGGATTTGTTCGCGCTAAACGTGTTCTAAGAGGCGAAGCTGATCCCATGCTGGAAGCTGGTGCGGTACTTGAAGGAGACACCATTGTTGATTGTACCGCTGGACTTGGTTCTGATGCGTTGGTATTTTCGGTTGCGGCTGGGTTGAGTGGACGGGTCATCGCCTGCGAAAGTTCTCAACCACTCTATACACTGTTGCTGGAGGGCATGTCGCATTATAAGAGCAATCAACCCTTGGTGGATGAGGCTTTTCGGCGCATAGATCTGCGGCATGTGGATCATCTTGATTTACTGCGTTCCATGCCAGATCGAAGCTGTGACACTGTATATTTTGACCCCATGTTCCGTGAACCGATGATGGATTCTAGTGCGATACAGCCCTTGCGAGATTATGCGAATGCTCATGCGCTGGATGAAGAGAGCATAATGGAAGCGAGACGGGTCGCCCGTAAAAGGGTAGTGATGAAAGAAAAGCGCGGCAGCGCGGAGTTTGACAGGCTCGGATTTGAAATACTTGATCGAGCGAATGCAAAAACCCTGTACGGAGTGATTAATGTTGAACGTGGAAGTTAA